From Halomicrobium salinisoli, the proteins below share one genomic window:
- a CDS encoding CARDB domain-containing protein yields MIRNSRARLAKVATVGMAVALVLSVLAPVGTAQTENFSVSQSETSVTAAPGENVTLTTTLTATNATAPRASVQLPGDWTGSITDYSDGGNPSPPVGTANVLDVIWLGAGTHEMTYEVQVPADAASGEYTVDATGTVIDPSSGEFVNTTAATTITVEGEPAESAPDFQISDVDVPANVSQGDTVDASAEITNAGGQSDTQTVEFRLDADQDATLEENETLGTESVTLDAGESASVDLATVDTTDLAPGTYAYAVITDDDSTTGVINVTEGESQPDGAATFEVSNVTAPSNATQGELVDVSADVTNTGEASGTQTVALLFDVNGDGELSENEVTGATEVALDANESTTVTFQDLNTSTLSPGDYLYAVATSNDSATAVLTVTSPDSEPEPDPDPEPEPEPEPDAATFEVSNLTAPDSVTQGDLLDVSADVTNTGEANGTQTVALLLDVNSDGTLSETEVAGATDVGLSANESTTVTFQDLNTTTLAPGDYVYGVFTDNDSATAVLTVTESESEPDPDPDPEPEPDPDPEPEPEPEPEPEPEPDPAAFEVSELTAPDSVVQGESFDASVTVSNVGDEDGTQTVELRVDSDGDGELSDDETVRTREVSLDAGESTTITAEDVDTSDLEPGDYVYGVFTANDSATATITVTSGETEPEPEPEPATFEVSDLTAPDKAAQGESFDASVTVSNVGDEAGTQTVALRVDVDDDGTLADDETVRTREVSLDAGESKTITAEDVDTSDLAPGKYTYGVFTADDSATASITITGEKSEPEPEPEPGAATFELSDLTAPDTVTRGEKIDASVTVTNTGDTEGTQTLELRADVDGDGELTGGETFRTREVSLDAGESKTITAEDVDTGNLAPGEYRFGVFTDDDSVTDTLTVEAKQDDEDVRYYQVDLVRGEPMENLGPADSDNFYSDQARLIQHAHGSTEDPVTRRGRPSTLASDTAECVADETIEVHGDTASVTVTVEEDCELTVSMVSYDKPDAGWDREMADQQELIDSTTKTLGPGTHELTVELPAESDE; encoded by the coding sequence ATGATACGGAATTCCAGAGCGCGGCTCGCCAAGGTCGCGACTGTCGGGATGGCGGTCGCTCTCGTCCTGTCGGTCCTCGCGCCGGTCGGGACGGCCCAGACCGAGAACTTCTCGGTGTCGCAGTCGGAGACGTCGGTGACGGCGGCGCCCGGAGAGAACGTCACGCTCACGACGACGCTGACGGCGACCAACGCGACCGCGCCGCGCGCCTCCGTACAGTTGCCCGGTGACTGGACCGGATCGATCACGGACTACTCGGACGGCGGGAACCCGAGCCCGCCCGTCGGGACGGCGAACGTCCTCGACGTCATCTGGCTCGGCGCGGGCACACACGAGATGACCTACGAGGTGCAGGTGCCCGCCGACGCCGCCTCCGGCGAGTACACGGTCGACGCGACCGGGACGGTGATCGATCCCAGCAGCGGCGAGTTCGTCAACACGACCGCCGCGACGACGATCACCGTCGAGGGCGAACCGGCGGAGTCGGCCCCCGACTTCCAGATCTCGGACGTCGACGTGCCCGCGAACGTCTCGCAGGGCGACACCGTCGACGCCTCCGCGGAGATCACCAACGCGGGCGGACAGTCGGACACCCAGACGGTCGAGTTCCGGCTGGACGCCGACCAGGACGCGACGCTCGAGGAGAACGAGACGCTCGGCACCGAGAGCGTGACCCTCGACGCCGGCGAGTCGGCGTCGGTCGACCTCGCCACCGTCGACACGACCGACCTTGCGCCCGGCACGTACGCCTACGCGGTCATCACGGACGACGACTCCACGACGGGCGTGATCAACGTCACCGAGGGCGAGTCGCAGCCCGACGGCGCGGCCACCTTCGAGGTGTCGAACGTCACCGCACCGTCCAACGCGACGCAGGGCGAGCTGGTCGACGTCTCGGCGGACGTGACCAACACCGGCGAGGCCAGCGGCACCCAGACCGTCGCGCTCCTGTTCGACGTCAACGGCGACGGCGAGCTCTCGGAGAACGAGGTCACCGGCGCGACGGAGGTCGCCCTCGACGCCAACGAGTCGACCACTGTCACGTTCCAGGACCTCAACACGAGCACGCTGTCGCCCGGCGACTACCTGTACGCCGTCGCGACGTCTAACGACTCGGCCACGGCCGTGCTCACGGTCACGAGTCCGGACTCCGAGCCGGAGCCGGACCCTGACCCCGAACCGGAACCGGAGCCCGAACCGGACGCGGCCACCTTCGAGGTGTCGAACCTCACCGCACCGGACAGCGTCACGCAGGGCGACCTGCTCGACGTCTCGGCGGACGTGACCAACACCGGCGAAGCGAACGGCACCCAGACGGTCGCGCTCCTGCTGGACGTCAACAGCGACGGGACCCTCTCGGAGACCGAGGTCGCCGGCGCGACCGACGTGGGCCTCAGCGCCAACGAGTCGACGACGGTCACCTTCCAGGACCTCAACACGACCACGTTAGCGCCCGGCGACTACGTGTACGGCGTGTTCACCGACAACGACTCGGCCACGGCCGTGCTCACCGTCACCGAAAGCGAGTCGGAACCGGACCCCGATCCGGACCCCGAACCTGAACCGGACCCCGACCCCGAACCGGAGCCCGAACCCGAACCGGAGCCTGAGCCCGAACCCGATCCGGCCGCCTTCGAGGTGTCGGAGCTGACCGCACCGGACAGCGTCGTCCAGGGCGAGTCCTTCGACGCCTCCGTCACTGTCTCCAACGTCGGTGACGAGGACGGCACCCAGACCGTCGAACTCCGCGTCGACTCCGACGGCGACGGCGAACTGAGCGACGACGAGACCGTCCGCACGCGCGAGGTCTCGCTCGACGCCGGCGAGTCGACGACCATCACCGCCGAGGACGTCGACACGAGCGATCTGGAACCCGGCGACTACGTGTACGGCGTGTTCACGGCCAACGATTCCGCGACGGCCACGATCACCGTCACCAGCGGTGAGACGGAGCCCGAACCGGAGCCCGAGCCGGCCACCTTCGAGGTGTCCGACCTGACGGCGCCGGACAAGGCTGCCCAGGGCGAGTCGTTCGACGCCTCCGTCACCGTCTCCAACGTCGGTGACGAGGCCGGCACCCAGACCGTCGCGCTCCGCGTCGACGTCGACGACGACGGCACGCTGGCGGACGACGAGACCGTCCGAACGCGCGAGGTCTCGCTCGACGCCGGCGAGTCGAAGACGATCACCGCGGAAGACGTCGACACGAGCGACCTGGCGCCCGGAAAGTACACCTACGGCGTGTTCACGGCCGACGACTCCGCGACGGCCTCGATCACCATCACCGGTGAGAAGTCCGAGCCCGAGCCGGAGCCCGAACCCGGCGCGGCCACCTTCGAGCTGTCCGATCTGACCGCCCCGGACACCGTCACGCGCGGCGAGAAGATCGACGCCTCGGTCACGGTCACCAACACCGGCGATACCGAGGGCACGCAGACGCTCGAACTCCGCGCGGACGTCGACGGCGACGGCGAGCTGACCGGCGGCGAGACGTTCCGGACCCGCGAGGTCTCGCTCGACGCCGGCGAGTCGAAGACGATCACCGCCGAGGACGTCGACACCGGCAACCTCGCGCCCGGCGAGTACCGCTTCGGCGTGTTCACGGACGACGACTCCGTGACGGACACGCTCACCGTCGAGGCCAAGCAGGACGACGAGGACGTCCGGTACTACCAGGTCGACCTCGTGCGCGGCGAACCCATGGAGAACCTGGGCCCCGCCGACAGCGACAACTTCTACAGCGACCAGGCGCGGCTCATCCAGCACGCCCACGGCAGCACCGAGGACCCGGTGACCCGCCGCGGTCGCCCCTCGACGCTCGCCAGTGACACCGCCGAGTGCGTCGCCGACGAGACCATCGAGGTCCACGGCGACACCGCCTCGGTCACCGTCACCGTCGAGGAGGACTGCGAGCTGACCGTCTCGATGGTCAGCTACGACAAGCCCGACGCCGGCTGGGACCGCGAGATGGCTGACCAGCAGGAGCTGATCGACTCGACGACGAAGACGCTCGGCCCCGGCACCCACGAGCTGACCGTCGAACTGCCCGCCGAGAGCGACGAGTAA
- a CDS encoding glycosyltransferase family 2 protein, whose translation MGPSDRPLVTVVVPTYDRPALLSDAVRSVVDQTYDAIELIVVDDGSDADPTAALAEVPLDGLVDHRVLQHDDNEGANAARNTGVRAASGEYVAFLDDDDYWKPEKTARQVAALEEAPEECAIAFTGQQRVDDDGAVTGITRPVTDGDFLANLARGASFGTFSTVLVRRSVFDEVGYLDERFPCWQDRDWYLTLAPHVSWTAVPEPLTVRQFTRRTQISDGLQQKRDVAYPLLLEKHRAKVAELGRSYERRFLATLCRGLAVSAADNDRHRAALRYLLRAIRLRPSSLGTYGYFLALLGGKYTWIPAQASRRAIARTLRGPDVG comes from the coding sequence ATGGGACCCAGTGACCGCCCGCTAGTCACCGTCGTCGTGCCGACCTACGATCGGCCGGCGCTGCTGTCCGACGCCGTCCGCAGCGTCGTCGACCAGACCTACGACGCGATCGAGCTGATCGTCGTCGACGACGGCTCCGACGCGGACCCGACCGCCGCGCTGGCGGAGGTCCCGCTCGACGGCCTCGTCGACCACCGGGTGTTGCAACACGACGACAACGAGGGGGCGAACGCGGCGCGCAACACCGGCGTCCGGGCGGCCAGCGGCGAGTACGTCGCCTTCCTCGACGACGACGACTACTGGAAGCCGGAGAAGACCGCGCGGCAGGTCGCCGCGCTGGAAGAGGCCCCCGAGGAGTGTGCCATCGCGTTCACCGGCCAGCAGCGCGTCGACGACGACGGGGCGGTGACCGGGATCACCCGGCCCGTCACCGACGGGGACTTCCTGGCGAACCTCGCCCGCGGCGCCAGCTTCGGCACGTTCTCGACCGTGCTGGTCCGGCGCTCGGTGTTCGACGAGGTGGGCTACCTCGACGAGCGGTTCCCCTGCTGGCAGGACCGCGACTGGTACCTCACGCTGGCACCTCACGTCTCCTGGACGGCGGTTCCGGAACCGCTGACGGTCAGGCAGTTCACCCGGCGGACGCAGATCTCCGACGGGCTCCAGCAGAAGCGCGACGTCGCCTACCCGCTGCTGCTCGAGAAGCACCGTGCGAAAGTGGCCGAGCTGGGGCGGTCCTACGAGCGGCGCTTCCTGGCGACGCTGTGTCGCGGCCTGGCCGTCTCCGCCGCGGACAACGACCGCCACCGGGCGGCGCTTCGCTACCTGCTGCGGGCGATCCGCCTCCGGCCGTCGAGCCTGGGCACCTACGGCTACTTCCTCGCGCTGCTGGGCGGCAAGTACACGTGGATCCCCGCGCAGGCCTCGCGGCGGGCCATCGCGCGGACGCTGCGGGGGCCGGACGTGGGGTGA
- a CDS encoding UPF0175 family protein, whose protein sequence is MSRTTATIPDDLTDLMEGAVKAGIFENKSDAIRHVLREYFEEHQNARISAAVSLYEDEEITLGTAARLAGVNRFEMRDILREEGVELRFGPEDMAAARDEIEAARDLE, encoded by the coding sequence ATGTCCCGAACTACTGCGACCATCCCGGATGATCTCACCGACCTCATGGAGGGGGCCGTCAAAGCGGGCATCTTCGAGAACAAGAGCGATGCCATCCGCCACGTCCTGCGAGAGTACTTCGAAGAACATCAGAACGCCCGGATTTCGGCTGCAGTATCGCTGTACGAAGACGAAGAGATAACGCTGGGCACTGCTGCCCGCCTCGCCGGCGTCAACCGCTTCGAGATGCGTGATATACTGCGGGAAGAAGGCGTCGAACTTCGGTTTGGCCCCGAAGACATGGCTGCCGCGAGGGACGAAATCGAAGCCGCCCGCGATCTCGAATGA
- a CDS encoding twitching motility protein PilT yields MTGPPSNATVLNTTVLSNFAQVDRIELLLDLPRLVTVDAVQKELEDGVDTHPHLERALTALEDDIPVIVPSSSAEELEAEFLETLDPGEAQALAVAVAVDGMFITDDGDARENAKRRDVDLTGSIGHLVRFVEDGHVSAETADTYLKRWIDEAGFRSPARDFDVFLED; encoded by the coding sequence ATGACGGGCCCGCCGAGTAACGCGACAGTTCTCAACACGACCGTTCTCTCGAACTTCGCGCAGGTAGACCGGATCGAGTTGCTTCTGGACCTCCCTCGGTTGGTGACGGTAGACGCTGTTCAGAAAGAGCTCGAAGACGGGGTTGACACCCATCCGCACCTCGAACGAGCGTTGACTGCACTCGAGGATGACATCCCAGTGATTGTTCCATCCTCGTCAGCAGAGGAACTGGAAGCGGAGTTTCTGGAAACACTAGATCCGGGGGAGGCACAGGCCCTCGCTGTGGCAGTGGCCGTCGACGGAATGTTCATCACTGATGACGGAGATGCACGTGAAAACGCGAAGCGACGCGACGTAGATCTGACCGGATCGATCGGACACCTGGTGCGTTTCGTCGAAGACGGTCACGTGTCAGCAGAGACTGCCGACACGTACCTCAAACGATGGATCGACGAGGCGGGCTTCCGTTCTCCCGCCCGTGACTTCGACGTCTTTCTCGAAGACTGA
- a CDS encoding lipopolysaccharide biosynthesis protein → MGRTSRLAGVVETVVGILRPGESTLERTVTSGVWLSLLTVTDRVVRLGLYLVLARLLAPAEFGLLGLGMVALTVLRRVSRLGLDEALIQREDDDVDAYLDTTWTLTVGRGLALAAVASLAAPLVAEFFAEPRLTGVVRALGVVPLLDGLRNPGVVYFRKRLAFHRQFVYVVSGTVAYACTALAAAVVLGNVWALVVGAVAGPAVRTLVSHRIHGYRPGLGFDTDAARELLGFGKWIFGSGVVLLALNQGDDALVGWLLGSSAVGLYGMAFRLSNAPATEVSHVVSEVTFPAFSQVRDDAAELRAGFFRTVRVVAALALPMAVGIAAVAPVFVRAVLGPAWTPMIHAMRVLAVWGAFRALVAAVGPLFKAVGHPEYSTLLQVSRLVVVAVLIYPATTAWGITGTAAVLVASAVLQNPIAFAVALRAVDARPRRLLRALSAPCLAAALMGTVVLLANAALSPLPGLARLCCLIIIGVATYASAIGAATRVWGTGLADDVAVLRRSLV, encoded by the coding sequence GTGGGACGGACGTCACGCCTCGCCGGGGTCGTAGAGACCGTCGTCGGGATTCTCAGGCCGGGCGAGTCGACGCTGGAGCGGACCGTCACGAGCGGCGTCTGGCTGTCGCTGCTGACGGTCACGGACAGGGTCGTCCGCCTCGGCCTGTACCTCGTCCTCGCGCGGCTGCTCGCCCCGGCGGAGTTCGGCCTCCTCGGGCTGGGCATGGTCGCGCTGACGGTCCTCAGACGGGTCTCGCGGCTGGGGCTGGACGAGGCGCTGATCCAGCGCGAGGACGACGACGTCGACGCGTACCTCGACACGACGTGGACGCTGACGGTCGGGCGCGGCCTCGCGCTCGCGGCCGTCGCCTCCCTGGCGGCGCCGCTCGTCGCCGAGTTCTTCGCCGAGCCCCGCCTGACCGGCGTCGTCCGCGCGCTCGGGGTCGTTCCGCTGCTCGACGGCCTGCGGAACCCGGGCGTCGTCTACTTCCGGAAGCGCCTGGCCTTCCACCGGCAGTTCGTCTACGTCGTCAGCGGGACGGTCGCCTACGCCTGTACCGCCCTCGCCGCCGCCGTCGTCCTCGGGAACGTCTGGGCCCTCGTCGTCGGCGCGGTCGCCGGCCCGGCCGTCCGGACCCTCGTCTCCCACCGCATCCACGGCTACCGACCGGGGCTCGGATTCGACACCGACGCGGCGCGCGAGCTGCTGGGCTTCGGCAAGTGGATCTTCGGCTCCGGCGTCGTCCTGCTGGCGCTCAACCAGGGCGACGACGCGCTGGTCGGGTGGCTGCTCGGCTCGTCGGCGGTCGGCCTCTACGGGATGGCCTTCCGGCTGTCCAACGCGCCGGCCACGGAGGTGAGCCACGTCGTCTCCGAGGTGACGTTCCCGGCGTTCTCGCAGGTGCGGGACGACGCGGCCGAGCTGCGGGCGGGCTTCTTCCGGACGGTCAGGGTCGTCGCCGCGCTCGCCCTCCCGATGGCGGTCGGCATCGCCGCCGTGGCGCCGGTGTTCGTCCGCGCCGTCCTCGGCCCGGCGTGGACGCCGATGATCCACGCGATGCGCGTCCTCGCGGTGTGGGGCGCCTTCCGGGCGCTCGTCGCCGCGGTGGGGCCGCTGTTCAAGGCCGTCGGCCACCCCGAGTACAGTACACTGCTTCAGGTCTCGCGACTCGTCGTCGTCGCGGTGCTGATCTACCCCGCGACGACGGCCTGGGGCATCACGGGCACCGCGGCCGTCCTCGTCGCCAGCGCCGTCTTGCAGAATCCCATCGCCTTCGCCGTCGCGCTGCGGGCCGTCGACGCCCGTCCGAGACGGCTCCTCCGGGCGCTGTCGGCCCCCTGTCTCGCCGCTGCCCTCATGGGTACCGTCGTCTTGCTCGCGAACGCGGCGCTGTCGCCGCTCCCGGGACTGGCGCGGCTGTGCTGTCTGATTATCATCGGCGTCGCGACGTACGCGTCGGCCATCGGCGCCGCGACCCGGGTGTGGGGCACCGGGCTGGCAGACGACGTGGCCGTCCTGCGGCGGTCGCTGGTGTAG
- a CDS encoding glycosyltransferase → MGETDDEAPAASVIVPVYNDPDGIDRTLSAVTDQTVPASEYEVLAVDNGSTDGTRAVIEDYCRRYPDLVDLVVADEVQGSYAARNAGIERARGEVFAFVDADAGVERTWLASVLDATETADYVGCDVRIDEPLSAGPVVAYNHVAEFTVERDLRRDQFAPTCCLAVRRRVVEDVGPFDERFVSSGDVEFGRRVHAAGFETAYEPSVPVYHPARSGRELIEKYVRIGRGIEQRQRLYPERFEQRPLVDWRALLPTVSPGKLQNSAEAVQSDVDADLSLPTLAVFYLLDQLLVLATTAGRLAERVDPSEDRIDSAGGRVDASGCRV, encoded by the coding sequence ATGGGGGAGACGGACGACGAAGCGCCCGCGGCGTCGGTGATCGTCCCGGTGTACAACGACCCGGACGGGATCGATCGGACGCTCTCGGCGGTGACCGACCAGACGGTCCCGGCCTCGGAGTACGAGGTGCTGGCCGTGGACAACGGGTCGACGGACGGGACGCGAGCGGTGATCGAGGACTACTGCCGGCGGTATCCGGACCTGGTCGACCTCGTCGTCGCCGACGAGGTACAGGGCTCCTACGCCGCCCGCAACGCCGGCATCGAGCGGGCGCGCGGCGAGGTGTTCGCCTTCGTCGACGCCGACGCGGGCGTCGAGCGGACGTGGCTCGCGTCGGTGCTTGACGCCACCGAGACGGCAGACTACGTCGGCTGCGACGTGCGCATCGACGAACCGCTCTCCGCGGGGCCGGTCGTCGCCTACAACCACGTCGCGGAGTTCACCGTCGAGCGGGACCTGCGGCGCGATCAGTTCGCGCCCACGTGTTGTCTCGCCGTGCGGCGCCGCGTCGTCGAGGATGTGGGCCCGTTCGACGAGCGGTTCGTCTCCTCCGGCGACGTCGAGTTCGGGCGCCGGGTCCACGCCGCCGGGTTCGAGACGGCCTACGAGCCCTCGGTTCCCGTGTACCACCCCGCGCGGAGTGGTCGCGAGTTGATCGAGAAGTACGTCCGGATCGGCCGCGGCATCGAGCAGCGCCAGCGCCTCTACCCCGAGCGGTTCGAGCAGCGGCCCCTCGTCGACTGGCGCGCGCTGCTGCCGACGGTCTCACCGGGGAAGCTCCAGAACTCCGCGGAGGCGGTCCAGTCGGACGTCGACGCCGACCTCTCGCTCCCGACGCTGGCCGTCTTCTACCTCCTCGATCAGTTGCTCGTGCTGGCCACGACGGCGGGCCGGCTCGCCGAGCGGGTCGACCCCTCCGAGGACCGGATCGACTCTGCCGGGGGGCGAGTCGACGCGTCCGGTTGCCGCGTATAG
- a CDS encoding PKD domain-containing protein: protein MVADRYRSLLLAALLVASVAVVPAPASADSDGVGVTQNGECYAVDAYGDGSETVEEFYDYRSGTGTKFASYGTTHLQRSQTSQLFVYDGSQGLSLVIVHDELNDGDGGGTTTFDMYGLPSDGEWAVRDDYYGEDTDDDWVLEGSEAHVDWKWAPNRTDGGAYRGLDGNYDEIVIKPGFNEDADHYPTWPWYYDRTEEWLLRTSPSDTVSLSMNDSVAITHSCAPTAALSVSGDAQVDESVTLDASGSSDDGGITEYRWDVDGDGSVEATTGSATYEHAYESSGSFEPSVTVVDGDGRTDTASATVSVEETTETTTVEEAVASYGPGDDSRIEAQELQLAIHWWQTDATVPGTDGETISAKELQELIYMWQNGTAVDG from the coding sequence ATGGTCGCTGACCGGTACCGGTCGCTGCTCCTCGCCGCGCTGCTGGTCGCCTCGGTCGCCGTCGTCCCCGCGCCGGCGAGCGCGGACTCCGACGGCGTGGGCGTGACCCAGAACGGCGAGTGCTACGCGGTGGACGCCTACGGCGACGGGTCCGAGACCGTCGAGGAGTTCTACGACTACCGCTCCGGGACGGGCACGAAGTTCGCCTCCTACGGCACCACGCACCTCCAGCGGTCCCAGACGAGCCAGCTGTTCGTCTACGACGGCAGCCAGGGCCTGAGCCTCGTGATCGTCCACGACGAACTGAACGACGGCGACGGCGGCGGCACGACGACGTTCGATATGTACGGCCTGCCCTCGGACGGCGAGTGGGCCGTCCGGGACGACTACTACGGCGAGGACACCGACGACGACTGGGTCCTCGAGGGCTCGGAGGCCCACGTCGACTGGAAGTGGGCGCCCAACCGCACCGACGGCGGCGCGTACCGCGGGCTGGACGGCAACTACGACGAGATCGTGATCAAGCCCGGGTTCAACGAGGACGCCGACCACTACCCCACCTGGCCCTGGTACTACGACCGGACCGAGGAGTGGCTCCTCCGGACGAGCCCCTCCGACACCGTGTCGCTGTCGATGAACGACTCCGTGGCGATCACCCACTCGTGTGCGCCGACTGCCGCGCTCTCTGTGTCAGGTGATGCTCAGGTCGATGAGTCGGTGACACTCGACGCGAGCGGGTCGTCCGACGACGGCGGGATTACGGAGTACCGGTGGGACGTCGACGGCGACGGCAGCGTCGAGGCCACGACCGGATCGGCGACCTACGAGCACGCCTACGAGTCGTCGGGGTCCTTCGAGCCGTCCGTGACCGTCGTCGACGGCGACGGGCGGACCGATACTGCGTCGGCGACTGTGTCGGTCGAGGAGACGACGGAGACGACGACGGTCGAGGAAGCCGTCGCGAGCTACGGTCCCGGCGACGACTCGCGGATCGAAGCGCAGGAGCTCCAGCTCGCGATCCACTGGTGGCAGACTGATGCTACGGTTCCCGGTACCGACGGCGAGACGATCAGTGCGAAGGAGCTGCAGGAGCTGATCTACATGTGGCAGAACGGCACGGCGGTCGACGGGTGA
- a CDS encoding ATP-binding protein gives MAKPRFVDREDELEVLSSAFDSNEAELLVVYGRRRLGKSALVREAIRGRDDAVYWQATEETASAQLANFVETAGETVPTLADVRRDWEAQLRALGREDAVVVIDEFPYLVGSDEALPSKIQRVWDTELEDTSVTLVLVGSSISVMEDKVLSGGSPLYGRRTGTVDLPPLDLTDARQFYPEDDPDAVVRTWGVFGGTPYYLQALTPSASFAENVQSHVLSEHGVLHNEPEFLLRTEFGIREPQTYYTILRAIATGRRAANEIADFAGVDSNALGSYLSKLRRLRLVERDIPVTEDPNATRKSRYRLREPLFRFWFRYVYGQQAELAQLGDDAYEEIVAPTFTDYMGTMFERICQNALPQLVSKTYRAIGYWWHDRHEIDVVGLASDGTIVAGECKYTKREMTEGDLADLERSAGQIRWSSPDGADVDYHYCCFCRSGFSDDLQRAASERDDVSLFTSADIVD, from the coding sequence ATGGCCAAGCCCCGTTTCGTCGATCGAGAGGACGAACTCGAAGTGTTGTCGTCGGCGTTCGACAGCAACGAGGCCGAGCTACTCGTCGTCTACGGGCGCCGTCGGCTCGGCAAGAGCGCGCTCGTTCGCGAGGCGATCCGGGGCCGCGACGACGCCGTCTACTGGCAGGCGACAGAGGAGACGGCGAGTGCACAGCTCGCGAACTTCGTCGAGACCGCCGGCGAGACGGTCCCGACGCTGGCTGACGTCCGGCGCGACTGGGAAGCACAGCTCCGGGCCCTGGGTCGCGAGGACGCGGTCGTCGTGATCGACGAGTTCCCGTATCTGGTCGGATCCGACGAGGCCCTTCCCTCGAAGATCCAGCGCGTCTGGGACACGGAGCTCGAAGACACGAGCGTCACGCTCGTCCTAGTCGGATCGTCCATCAGCGTCATGGAAGACAAGGTCCTCAGCGGCGGGAGCCCGCTGTACGGCCGGCGCACGGGGACGGTCGACCTCCCGCCGCTCGATCTGACCGACGCCCGGCAGTTCTATCCGGAGGACGATCCCGACGCGGTCGTCCGGACGTGGGGGGTGTTCGGGGGGACGCCGTACTACCTCCAGGCGCTCACCCCGTCGGCGTCGTTCGCCGAGAACGTCCAGTCCCACGTCCTCTCGGAGCACGGCGTCCTCCACAACGAACCGGAGTTCCTGCTCCGGACGGAGTTCGGGATTCGCGAACCGCAGACCTACTACACGATCCTGCGAGCGATCGCGACCGGGCGACGGGCGGCTAACGAAATCGCCGACTTCGCTGGCGTCGACTCGAACGCGCTGGGGTCGTATCTCTCGAAACTCCGCCGCCTCCGACTGGTCGAACGCGACATCCCCGTGACGGAAGATCCGAACGCGACGCGCAAGAGCAGGTACCGGCTGAGAGAACCCCTGTTCCGGTTCTGGTTCCGGTACGTGTACGGCCAGCAGGCCGAACTCGCCCAGCTCGGCGACGACGCCTACGAGGAGATCGTCGCGCCCACGTTTACCGACTACATGGGGACGATGTTCGAGCGGATCTGCCAGAATGCGCTCCCGCAGCTCGTCTCGAAGACGTACCGTGCAATCGGCTACTGGTGGCACGACCGGCACGAAATCGACGTCGTCGGGCTCGCGAGCGACGGCACTATCGTCGCGGGCGAGTGCAAGTATACGAAGCGGGAGATGACTGAGGGCGATCTGGCCGATCTGGAGCGGAGCGCCGGCCAGATCCGGTGGTCGTCCCCGGACGGAGCTGACGTCGACTATCACTACTGCTGTTTCTGTCGTTCGGGGTTCTCAGACGACCTCCAGCGGGCGGCCAGCGAGCGCGACGACGTCTCCCTGTTCACGTCGGCTGACATCGTCGACTGA
- a CDS encoding GDP-mannose mannosyl hydrolase, which translates to MASEESHQIPDEEWNSIVRNVPIVSVDLIVRLEDGVVLGKRQNEPAKGEWFVPGGTVFKNECLREAAHRVAKEELGTDIAIDRKLGTYQHFYDTADVETSDGKHYLATAFVVRPESGQLQSDEQHAELQVFDPPFPELHPYVDRYLDAAGVLKRDPAPVEDAYR; encoded by the coding sequence ATGGCCTCTGAAGAGTCACACCAGATACCGGACGAAGAGTGGAACAGTATCGTCCGAAACGTACCGATAGTCTCCGTCGATCTGATTGTTCGCCTCGAAGACGGAGTCGTTCTCGGGAAGCGCCAGAACGAACCAGCGAAGGGCGAATGGTTCGTCCCCGGTGGAACAGTCTTCAAAAACGAGTGCCTACGAGAAGCAGCACACCGGGTCGCAAAAGAAGAACTGGGAACGGATATCGCGATCGACCGCAAGCTCGGGACGTACCAGCACTTCTACGATACCGCCGACGTCGAAACGAGTGACGGCAAACACTACCTCGCGACGGCGTTTGTCGTCCGTCCAGAGAGCGGACAGCTACAGTCGGACGAGCAACACGCCGAGTTGCAGGTGTTCGATCCACCGTTCCCGGAACTCCATCCGTACGTGGACCGCTATCTCGACGCGGCAGGTGTCCTGAAACGAGACCCGGCACCAGTCGAAGACGCCTACCGGTAG